Proteins from a genomic interval of Lolium perenne isolate Kyuss_39 chromosome 1, Kyuss_2.0, whole genome shotgun sequence:
- the LOC127335697 gene encoding putative cyclin-dependent kinase F-2 yields MEHVAGPSLHAFLWDRRHGPPLPESTVRSFMWKLLTGAKLMHARHVIHRDIKPANILVGRDGELVKICDLGLAISVVDPPPYTQAGTPFYMAPEMLLQKPDYDALVDTWSLGCVMAEMLAGGKALFLREDGYVDEISQLWSIIRVLGMPDERTWPGFNSLPLAMALQLLPLPAGHEHNRLRDLFPEDKLSEEGFQVLQGLLMCNPDKRLTAAKALKYPWFAAPAAAVALPRKKATPLSFIPPTAPEKNVLNIPVAMWNAQRV; encoded by the coding sequence ATGGAGCACGTCGCCGGGCCGAGCCTCCACGCTTTCCTCTGGGACAGGCGTCACGGCCCGCCGCTGCCGGAGTCGACGGTGCGCTCATTCATGTGGAAGCTGCTGACCGGGGCCAAGCTGATGCACGCCCGGCACGTCATCCACCGCGACATCAAGCCGGCCAACATCCTCGTCGGCCGAGACGGGGAGCTCGTCAAGATCTGCGACCTCGGCCTGGCGATTTCCGTCGTCGATCCTCCGCCCTACACCCAGGCCGGCACCCCGTTCTACATGGCGCCGGAGATGCTGCTGCAGAAGCCCGACTACGACGCGCTCGTCGACACCTGGTCGCTCGGCTGCGTCATGGCCGAGATGCTCGCCGGGGGCAAGGCGCTGTTTCTCCGTGAAGATGGCTACGTAGACGAGATATCCCAGCTGTGGAGCATAATCCGAGTGCTCGGGATGCCGGACGAGAGGACGTGGCCGGGGTTCAACTCTCTGCCGCTCGCCATGGCGCTGCAGCTGCTACCGCTACCGGCGGGGCACGAGCACAACAGGCTGCGGGATCTGTTCCCCGAAGACAAGCTGTCAGAGGAAGGGTTCCAGGTGTTGCAAGGGCTTCTCATGTGCAACCCCGACAAGCGACTCACGGCGGCCAAGGCGCTCAAATACCCATGGTTCGCtgctcccgccgccgccgtcgctttGCCGAGAAAGAAGGCGACTCCGCTCAGTTTCATCCCACCGACGGCACCAGAGAAGAACGTACTCAACATCCCAGTGGCGATGTGGAACGCACAACGAGTGTAA